A window of Castanea sativa cultivar Marrone di Chiusa Pesio chromosome 8, ASM4071231v1 genomic DNA:
ATTACGGAAACATGTTATACTTTCTCAATTTAAGGGAAGAAAGTCATTAGacgagaagagagagagaggaggaagagagagagagtaactGACAATGAAGATTTAATCTGGTCAGTGATTTCAATTGTCTTTTGGAATCTTTATATTTGATTGGTCATAGGCTATTACAGTGTTTGTCCTTCAAGAAAAgactgcaaaaaagaaaaaacacaagtCTTTATTTATGTACAGGGAAGGAAGTAGTGTAAATAATGTACACATTTTACTGCTAAAAACAACTCTTCACAATCAAGTATCAAAGAATCCGTATTTACTTAACTCAAATGGCAGAGCCAGCTAAGAGGCTAAAAATACGTCTTTTCAACTCATTTCAATCCCCCAAGAAGAAGAACCATGTTGCCGTGACTATTACCCATGTCAAAACTCCAAACAAGTAATGCTTCTAAGTCACAAGATGTCAATATTGATGCttctaagaagaagaagaaaacactTGATACCCATCAACCTCAACCTCAAGCTAATGATGTTGACCCTTTGGCTTCACAAGGCGTCAATGATACCCCACCTGCTGCTGGCAACGTAGAGATCATATTGCAAAGCTTTGCAGATCGTATAGATGGAGAAGGAATCTATTTAGAGTTGCTTCACGAAGGTGTTGTTGCAAACCTAGTGGAGCTGTGGAAATTGTTCAAGGATGCAGAGTTTAAGTGCAAGCTACAAGAGGTGCGCTTTAGGGAGGAGTTTCTCAATGCTACCGTGATTTCTTCGTCTCACACTAGTTAGCTCCATATCTATGAAgtacgggtgcgtttcgggattcagGTGCGAGTGcaggactcggcaatttttgaaaaagtagggtgcaggtacggcggggtgcggcgattaaaaatatttttatttatatttttaatatattgctaaatatacttttttcacattatataaatatatgccaaatttaagagtaatagtaaataataactagaatacagaaaatgggagagagcctagttgaagagtgaaggcagagaatgggagagaggcgcaagaaaaatgaagagggagagggctgggtcttggtttttttccaaacggtgcgtttgcacactttttttttcgGCCAAGTTAAACGGTTAAGcacctttagttttttttttttttttttttgaatttcggcctgTATCGGCCGATTTCACCAGTATCAGCTGATTTTGCCAATATCGGTTTGCGCCCGATATGGATCGAATCGGCCCTATTTCGTgcgcgtcggcccgaatcggtgcgaatcgcgccgaaaaaattatttttttgatgccCGATGTAGCACGGAcacgcaggcagcggcgtcgcctgcacGTCCCCACATCGGGCCGCGTCGGAcacgggtgcggcggcccaaacgccgcacccgtgcttcccagcTCCATATCTTCTTTAGCACATTTTtcttttgcacttttttttttcataaacatGGATAATTATATTACTGATAAAACGGGTCGTGCATAAATTCTCCACACTAGCTTCATGAGAAAGGCCAAATTAGTGTTTCTCATTTGTCTAATTCCAAGTCCCCTCTAAGACTTAGCTAGGGTTACTTGTTCCAACCGGTGTATCCTCCTACATGTTGGTGTGCATCCCCATAAGAAGCTGTGGATCATTGCATCGATTTCTACATGTCGGTGTGTCTCCCCATAAGACGCTGCGGGTCATTGCATCAATTTCGTCTAGAAGGTTGCTGACCATCCTTAGAAATACTAGCTTCAAAACCTCTAGTGGTGGAGTCAATGACGAGAACGGCGCAGTCAGCCTATGAGGTACCAATAATCATGTTCTTAATAAATCACGATGTCCAGGAGCATCAATGACTGTGCAGTAGTATTTGGTGGTCTCGAACTTCCACAAGACAATATCAATGGTAATACCACGCTCGCGCTCAGCCTTGAGCTTGTCCAACGCCTAGGCATACTTGAACGACCTCTTGTTCATCTCAGCAGCCTCCTTCTCGAACCTCTCAATAACACGCTTGTCAATACCTCCAAGCTTGTAGATCAAGTGCCCAGTGGTCGTCGACTTTCCAGAGTCGACATGGTCAATGACCACAATGTTGATGTGAACCTTTTCCTTACCCATTATAAACTCTTAGAAGAAAActgcaaaaatgcaaaactatcTTCAATCAATTTTGTACAAACAAAGCATCAATATTAAGTCCTCCATACAACAAGAATAGAGTACAAAAAAATGAAGTTGCCTTATCCGTATGCCAATATGCCAacaataacataaaatattttgcagcaacataaaatatgaataaattCCATTGTTacatacaaaaaatttaattgacaGCTATATAATAAATATGGCTATAGACAAACAACAAATCTATTGGCAGCCATATAAACATCACCTCATTAGACGAGTAAGACTCTTTGTATTTATAGGTTTGGTTACAATTCATCGTAATCGGTttaaaccaaatcaaacaattCTAGAAAAAATAACCCATCAAAGATATGGTTGAACCACTATTATAAATCAAATGTAACcgataaataaaaacaaaatcaaacaagtTTTGACTGCAAAACTCACCACTTCCTATATAAACCTTCTGTCATGAACAAACCGCAAATATATTTGATacaaaacttcttcttttttaataagaaaaatcatTGAATAATGCGTTCACCGGTAGTCGACCCGGGTCTATTGCTTGGAAGGCAATTATCCTAACCGTTGGACTACAAACGCCaagtcaaaaacaaaaatattttgagatttCCTCACACGTATAGAAACAGAGCAAAACGTCTGTTTGATCTTATACGTATCCGAAAAGAAAATCTTGATGAGCATTGATATTTCCAaatcttaaaaccaaaaataaaagctCGTCTGTGTGATCGTACCAATCAAATAAGCGATTAAGAAACACAAGAATCAGATACATAATAGATATATAGGTTTAGCAATGAAAAGCAAGAGCACAACAAAAATCAACTAAGAGATGAACAGAATCAAACATATAGATAGATCGTTCACCTCTGCTGGCCGCAAAATAACGAGAAGAgctagaaagagagagagccatACAATAGTGAAGAGAGGAGTATGGgttgtgtgtgtgcgcgcgcgcgtaCTAAGGCTTTGCGTGgggattatatatataggacgAGAGGGAAGGAAGTCACAAGTTTAGAGTTAGGGCTTCGTTTTGGATTTTTGTCACCAGGGATGGTTTTATATAAATGCCCTTGTGTTAAAAATTGACTAACCCAATGGAATGGTGGCACTGGAGTTTGAGTTGGGGATGGAGATGAAGACTTGGGGCTGAAGTTTTGGAAATTGCAAAACCTAATAAATTATGGTATAAAAAGGCCGACAGTGAACTTACGGAAGCCTCTTCAAGCTTGCTTTACTGCTGAACTTACGGAAGTGATGGCGCTGGAGCATGGTGTTCTTTTGGCTCAGGAGCTCCAGCTATCTCGGGTTATAATTGAATCAGATTCATTGAATGCCATCCAAGTAGTCCATGATAAGGCCTCGGGTAGCAGCTATGGGCACATTGTGCAGGGTATTCTTCAAGTTAGTGAATCTTTTGAGACCTGCCTTTTCAAGCACTTAAGTAGGAACTTTAACTCCGTGGCTCATGAGCTTGCTCAATTTGCTAGAAGATTCGGAACTCAGCACCTTTGGATTGGAGTCACGCCTCCTTGTgtaacttcttttattttagctGATTTGATGTAACTTGTGTTTTCTGTCCTGCTTTGCAGGCAGTTTCTGAATGACTCTTTGTTATGGTTTAATTCCATATCACTTCcgttccaaaaaaataaaaaaaaggccgACAGTTCGTGTTGGATTGGGCCACAATAATGGTGTTGGTGGCTAATCAAAATGGGCCTTTTTTGACAAATGCGGTTCTTGTTGTTACTAGAATGGGCATGTTCCAGCTGGgccttttctcttcttcttcttttttttttggttgcagtGACACTTTGCATTATTGCGAGagaatggcaaaaaaaaaatttattactaaaaacaaaaacaaaaatatataatgcaGCATAAGCTGGGAGAATTCTACACCTTCATAGATAAATTTACTAACCAATttgttcaccaaaaaaaaaatgaggagagaCATCAATACAGACTTAGAAAACAAACAGCCCTTATCCTCCCCAAATCTACCTCAAAGCCACCACTCCAGAactactaagaaaaaaaatctaggagATTGAGACTACCTCGCAATAGCCAATAGGAAGAAGCATTTGAGGTCTGCCTAATTGCCAACCATCGAAAAATACACAACCACATAAGATCGACTCAAGACTCACGAAGGAGGTGGTGAAAACTGCCACAAAGGACAGCAAAATGACCACCAAAGGGCAAAAAGCCCACAAAAAGGTAGAAAGAAGCTCactatgggtccgtttggatacagcttattgctgaaaattgaaaactgaaaactgaaaacactgtaccaaaataatttttaaatgtatgaatagtactgtgggtcccatttttaatttaaaaaaatctgaaaagtgaagtttgtgggttccgtgaacagtacacgggacccacagaggtgctgaaaagtcaacaaatgcggctactgttcatgcacagtagcatgaacagtaaccgctaTCCCCCTGAATCGTGCatcagcagaaaaaaaaaaaaaaaaaaaaaacgcagaaatttttcatcaaaacgcAAACGCCAAGTTATCCAAACACACGcatatactaatttttttttttttttttaacttctttctttccctcattatttttgttattttattgtataagagaAGAAATACAATGGTAGCGCCTATCAACTGATCTATTGGCCTTAGTACCAAACTCAATTACCATCAAAATGAGAATTGTTATAAAGATACATATAGCGTGTGTTTGGATAACTTGGCGTTTgcgttttgatgaaaaatttctgcgttttttttttttttttttttttttttttcctgctgaTGCACGATTTAGGGGGAcagcggttactgttcatgctactgtgcatgaacagtagccgcatttgTAGACTTTTCAGCAGctctgtgggtcccgtgtactgttcacgggacccacaaacttcacttttcagatttttttaaattaaaaatgggacccacagtactattcacacatttaaaaattattttggtacagtgttttcagttttcagttttcaattttcagcaataagctgtatccaaacggaccctatattAGAGACAAAGAAATACCATGtttccctcaaaaaaagaaaagaaaaaagaaataccaTGTTGGTATTTTGTGAGGGAAAAACAAGGGTATTTTGTGAAGAAAAAACATTGCATCTCTGTAGTCAGGGGCAGAGCAACGTTAGTGACTAGGGGGGCCATGGCTtccccccaccccaaaaaaaagtttttttaaaatttttagagtAGGTAAAATTGTATACTTAAACAATTTTTCTAAGAATTGACCCCACATGAAAAATTattccaccccccccccccccgcccccaTTTGTCCACGTTTagtgttcctttcaaacttgtttttcatcttctttttttttcccctcatttATTATTAGTCTTTACTATTGAAACTCTTTCACATGTCAAACTATTATCTTAATtagaagttttattttttcaattcccaagcttcaatatatttttcttgatttggtATATTGctctttattgttattatattgCTCTATGTTGTAAGCTGATATTGTTGTCTATATCTATTGTTATTTGCTAGTAAATGTTGCTCTCTGTTACTAAATATACCTATTGTTGTTTTTCCTGCTCTATTTTGCTATGGCCATTCTTTTggctttgtattttttcttttctttgcataaaatttatacttttatctaaaaaaagagTGATGAGTTTAtttagaactaaaaaaaatgactttaaGATCTTAAGAAGTTCTAGAGtattcttctcctttttttttatttttttataaaccaatCGATAAGctttattcaaaatttcatttttggcTTCTATTCTACTCAAACAGCCAAATTTAAAAGTCATCTTgtatctttatatataatttcatattgaCTTATAaggattttgttatttttattttctaaaaattttatatcttcTTATAGATATAGttgttatatttatatttaatttcttgaaTGATTTGAACTTATGGTTTGTTAAAAGGACTAAGAGAAACTTAGATGGGAAAATGAACTTAAGATACTTAATTGGTCATTTAGTCTTGTTAAGTGCTAATAAGAATTACATAGATTAAACCAATGCACAAAAACATACATGTAgcattttgagtttttcttgaaCTGTGACTCACTACGAGATAATTTAACCTCGGCCTCCAAATCAAAATTCCTAGCTCCGCCCCTCTCTGTAGTTAAAGTCTGCATACGTGTTTAGAttaatggtccgtttggattgagggagaagGAGGAGGAGTAGAGTACTCTATTCTACTCTACTTCTGCTCCcttccccctcaatccaaatagactctaaaatagattttttatgaAGTTTTAGAGTTCCTTTGTACTTTGATGAAGTactaaaaggtttttttttttttttggtacatgaGTACTGAGAGGTTAGTTGTTTGCCATGTATGCTAATGTGCTTATAGTGATTGCATTACTGCTGCTACGACAAGTTAGAGAATCTGGAGTGAAAATTTGGCCTACAGCAGCATTGTTAACGATGGAGTCCATTtatttgaatagaaaattttaggTATAGATAgttttttagtgattttttatgTCTGAtagtattaaataaaaaaaagttaaagaaaaactaTCCTTATTAAACTAAGCTTTGGCCTGAGAATTGAAATAgagttgtttttttataaaaacatagtaaaaaatcattttatttcaCACCAAGTTAAATAATACTCATTTTAAATGATATTGTCAACTTACTCTTCAGAAAAACATTATCAGATAGACCCATCAAGAAAATTATCAAATAGACCTCCATTTCCAAATAATTAACGGCATAACACCAGTCACGCGACTACACGTGCACACTGTAGCACCACCGCCGCCAAAACACCAGTCACTGCACCCCCTTCCGTTCCGAACCATCTCAACGAGCTGAGCAAACCACACAAACCACCAcctcccttctctctctccgTTTCGGTTTCAGCTCAACTTTTACAGTTCCAGTTCTCATTTGTATTTACATTCCAAGTATCGCTGCCACCGCCATTGATTAGGTATTTTATTTCTTCAATTCGCAGTTGTTTCCTTTCTCTGATCATCTCTGTAATATGGATTTTCGCACTgtattaaattgaaattttgtgcAATAACTCATGTACTATTTCCAGTTTTGATAGTATGTGTTCTGCACGTAGAAATTGcttgaaatttattttctcaaccAGAAATTCGACCAATCCGATATGCCCCACAAACCCATTTCACCATTTTTTTGCAAACTCAAGAAACTTCTCTGCGTATGCAATTCCCATTAGTCTCATCACTTTGAAGCATCAGTGCTTTTTGAATCAGACCCAAGTTAGCCCATGTCCCCAACTACCTTCAAAGCAAATTTTGTGCCTTTCATTGTATTCTTTATACTCTACTAAAGCTCCGTCGAGATCTTTTCGAAGGAGAGAGAGTAGGAGatcaaaattgaattctaaACCCACACTTGATGAAGCCCAATTTCGACGTGCAGTGTCCCAACTTCTGCCGAGATTCACTGCTGAAGAGCTTTGCAATGTTATAACCTTTATAGAGGATCCTATAGTGTGTTTGGAGTTATTCAATTGGGCGTCGCAGCAACATAGATTTAGACATGATGTTTGCACTTATCATGTTACAATAAAGAAGCTTGGTGCAGCAAGAATGTATGAAGAAATGGATGATGTTGTAAACCAAGTGCTTGCTGTTCAATGTGTTGGTTCAGAGGCTCTTTACAATACCATTATATACTTTTTCACAGAGGCCCGGAGGCTGACTCGAGCTGTCAATATTTTTAATCACATGAGAAATAGCAGAAATTTGGATTGTAGGCCTTCAATTAGAACCTATAATCTTCTTTTTGCAGCGTTTTTGAGTCGGggaaataattcttatataaaCCACATGTATATGGAGACTATTAGATGCTTGTTTAGACAGATGGTCAATGATGGGATTCAACCTGATATTTTTACTTTGAACTCTATGATAAAGGGTTATGTACTTTCTCTTCATGTTAATGATGCTCTAAGGGTATTTCATCAGATGGATGTGGTGTATAAGTGTTTGCCCAACTCGTTTTCGTATGATTATTTGATCCATGGGTTGTGTGCACAAGGCCGAACAAACAATGCCAAGCAGTTGTGTGATGAGATGAAGCAAAATGGCTTTATTCCTAGTAATAAATCGTACAACTCGCTTGTGAATGCATTGGCTCTAGGTGGAGAGGTTGATGAAGCAGTGAGGTACCTGTGGGAGATGATTGAAAAGCGGAGGTCAGCTGACTTTATTACTTGCAGGACTGTCTTGGATGAGATCTGCAGACAAGGAAAGGTTGGAGAGGCCATAAGATTGTTGAAGGAGCTTCAAGAAAAAGACATTGTGGATGGGTATACTTACAGGAAGCTTCTATATGTGCTTGAAGATGACTTTGGAAATTCAACTGACAAAAATCAGTTTGGGTACTGAGTATTGGAGATATTTCATCATTATATAAGTTTTATATTACTTCCTTGAATCAAGAGTTGGCTGGCTGCAATTGCTTTGAGATTATCTCTGAACAAGTCTGCTAGTATTAGATGCGCAGTGTAAGAGGTTGTGTGTGGCTAAGCTGCTGGTGCAGAACTTTGTTAAATCCTCCCTCTTGCATAAATGCAaatggaaaattgggaactaaaagCCAAAAGCACAATCTTCAGTTTATTTATCTAAGGTTAGATAATTTGTTTTCCACTCCAGTATCTTCAATGTAAATTTCTACTGTCTCTTAACTATTGTTGTCATTTGTCGAagtatcttcttcttcttcttttttaaataagtgACTGTCTCAAAGTTTCTcgtttaaattacaaaattttcatggtTGTAGTTGAGTCAACTCAAGCATATGATTCAAATGTTATGGATGTTGAAGAAAATTTCTTTCAATAATGGTAATGTCTTAGGCTACCCAAACGTTATTTTGTGCCAGTACAATATGGCACATACTATATTTGTTTCATTGCTATGTTCATTCAGGTTGAAATAATTTCATACTCATAATAATACTAAATTAGGTGCAACTGATCATCCACCTTGACTACTTGAATCAAGATCTAAAAGTGTGATTGTCAAAGTAGGGGAATTAAAagaaagcattttttttaaaataaaaaatttatgaataagactgtttttgttttgtcaTACAAGTTATGGATCTTTTATCCTGATTCATTGAAGCCAAATATCGTCTTACAGcacataaaatttttagtttgtgTCTAAAAGTTGATATACAGCCACACCTGCAAGCATCGTGAGGTTACTTTAGCTCATAATTTCAGCCATGTTAGCTTTTGCACTTACGGCTTATGGAGTAATTTGGGTAATAGCAAGCAAGGGGATTGATTTGTTGACTATCTAGACTGGGGTGGGGTGTTTGGACACCACCACAATAGGGTTGTGTGGTAAGCTACTATACATTGCATTATGTGGAGTCGTGGACcatgtggagagagagaaatcaccAAACTCTTCAGAATGAGGAACAATCAAGATATTAAGAATGGTGTTTTGAGTTCtttgtataaatattttactttgattGGGAGGGGGTGCCGTGTAGTTCCATTGCTAATCTAATAAGTGTCTGTTTGTAATTCTTTAAGGGTGCTAGTATTTGACCTATCCTTCCTTCTATTAAGTTATTCTCatacttatataaataaataaataaaacttggagactttttttgaattcaagatgaatgataaaatttcaattcttatACCATATTTTGCAGTATATGCAGGTTTTATCTTATGTGCAAAAAGCTTGTGGCCATATGGTTTGAGTTTCCAAAGCTTTTTATTACCTGTATCCATGTCAATGCTACTTGATGCATATGCTTCTTTACAAATAGGATCTACTCTATATAAGCACATATTAGCGTATTTTCTAGTTCACATTAACTTGGCCGTATATCATAACATCCTTAGTTCTGTTGGTTTTTATATTTGGTTAATAAAATAAGCATAGTTGCTTCCTATATGGCGAACCTTCAGAAGagctaattattttttcttaaggttttcccttttctttcatcttttatttttaaattgctaTTCATCAAGGAGGGATTCATTTTAACTGCTTCTTTCCTTTATAATTTTAGGAAGAGTCAGTCTCTTTGCCCTCTTTAGTTATGTACATACTGGATTACGCCCTTTGTCAGGGCACCTACTCAATATCTTATAGAAATGAGTTTCCTGTTAATTTGTATATAAAAGATATTGCACTTGGTATTCATGCTGCATTTAGATCTCCTGCACGATTCATGGTACCCTTAACTCTCTTATCTTTCAGAAATATCTACAGATTTGCTTCTTCTGCTCATTCTTGAATGCTAAGGAAGATGTAATCACCCTTGAAATGCTGTATAACTTCTGCTTATAGTTAGAGAAACTACCACTAAAAGATTGACAATCATGTTAGAACTTAAAAGTCAAGATAGATGGCTGGTGACATTTTATAGTCAAAAACTATAAGATTGACAATCATTATATAAGCTTTATATTACTTCCTTGAATCAAGAGTTGGCTGGCTGTAATTGCTTTGAGATTATCTTTGAACAATTCTGCTAGTATTAGATGCCCAGTGTAAGAGGTTGTGTGTGGCTAAGCTGGTGGTGCAGAACTTTGTTAAATCCTCCCTCTTGCATAAATGCAaatggaaaattgggaactaaaagCTAAAAGCACAATCttcagtttatttatttaaggttAGATAAATTGTTTTCCACTCCTGTATCTTCAGTGTAAATTTATACTGTCTGTTAACTATTGTTGTCATTTGTCAAAGtatcttattcttcttcttcttcttctcctcctccttcttcttcttttttaaataagtgACTGTCTCAAAGTTTCTcgtttaaattacaaaattttcattgttgtaGTTGAGTCAACCCAAGCATATGATACAAATGTTATGGATGCGGTAGAAAAGTTCTTTCAATAATGGTAATGTCTTAGGCTACCCAACATTATTTTGTGCCAGTACAATATGGCACATACTATATTTGTTTCGTCACTATGTTCATTCAAGTTGAAATAATTTCATACTCATAATAATACTAAATTAGGTGCAACTGATCATCCACCTTGACTACTTGAATCAAGATCTAAAAGTGTGATTGTCAAAGAAggggaattaaaagaaaacattttaaaaaaaataaaaaatttatgaataagactatttttttttttttttcatacaagtTATGGATCTTGTATCCTGATTCATTGGAGCCAAATATTGTCTTACAGcacataaaatttttagtttatttcaaaaAGTTGATATTCAGCCACACCTGCTAGTCTGGTGAGGTTACTTTAGCTCATAATTTCAGCCATGTTAGCCTTATCATTGCAAGTAAGTTGAAAGTGCTTAAGGAGGATTTGAAAGAGTGGAACAAAATGGAATTTGGAGATGTGGGAATACGGAAAAGGAATCTCTTGGCTGAAATAATGAGGTTGGATAGGAAGGAAGGAGTAAATGGACTCTTGACTGGAGAGAGTATACAAAGAGAAGAGTTAAAAGTGAAGTTGGGTAGACTTGCACAAATGGAGGAAGTTTCTTGGCATCAGAAGTCCCTTGTTCTGTGGTTGCAAGAAGGGGATAATAACACCATATTTTTCCATAAGATGGAAAACTCTCATGGGAGAACAAATTTCACCAGTGAATTAGAGGTGGATGGGGAGCAGGTGACAGAAGAGGAGGATATTAGGGGTGTTATTGTAGGGTTTTATGAATTATTGTATAAAGAAGATGCTGGATTGGGGCCACAGGTGGATGGTTGCATTGTCCGTCTATTGATGGTACTAATAGAGAGTGGTTGGAGAGGGAGTTCGGGAGTGAGGAGAATTTGGAGGTGGTCAAAAGCATGAGAGGAGATAGGGCACTGGGGTTTGATGGCTTTACAATGGCGTTTTTCCAAAAGTGTTGGGATATTGTAGAGGAAGATGTTATGGCTTTTTTTCATGACATATTCTCTTATTGTACTTTTGAGAAGTCTCTAAATGCTACTTTTATTACCTTGATAACAGAAAAGTTGGGGCATGAAGCTTGAAAGATACCGAGCCTCTTAGTTTGGTGGGCTGCTtgtataaattttatcaaaaatgtTGGCTAACAGACTTAAGATGGTTCTAGAGACATTAGTATCTAAATACTCTAATAGCTTTGTCCAAG
This region includes:
- the LOC142606881 gene encoding pentatricopeptide repeat-containing protein At2g27800, mitochondrial-like codes for the protein MCSARRNCLKFIFSTRNSTNPICPTNPFHHFFANSRNFSAYAIPISLITLKHQCFLNQTQVSPCPQLPSKQILCLSLYSLYSTKAPSRSFRRRESRRSKLNSKPTLDEAQFRRAVSQLLPRFTAEELCNVITFIEDPIVCLELFNWASQQHRFRHDVCTYHVTIKKLGAARMYEEMDDVVNQVLAVQCVGSEALYNTIIYFFTEARRLTRAVNIFNHMRNSRNLDCRPSIRTYNLLFAAFLSRGNNSYINHMYMETIRCLFRQMVNDGIQPDIFTLNSMIKGYVLSLHVNDALRVFHQMDVVYKCLPNSFSYDYLIHGLCAQGRTNNAKQLCDEMKQNGFIPSNKSYNSLVNALALGGEVDEAVRYLWEMIEKRRSADFITCRTVLDEICRQGKVGEAIRLLKELQEKDIVDGYTYRKLLYVLEDDFGNSTDKNQFGY